From one Melioribacteraceae bacterium genomic stretch:
- a CDS encoding GIY-YIG nuclease family protein, which yields MYYVYFLKSRMSSFRYVGYTSNIDQRFKEHNSGMNKSTKPYLPFELDAFVAVQTK from the coding sequence ATGTATTATGTTTACTTTCTCAAAAGTAGAATGTCTTCATTTCGTTATGTTGGATATACATCAAATATAGATCAACGTTTCAAAGAGCACAATTCTGGCATGAACAAATCAACAAAACCATATCTCCCTTTTGAATTGGATGCATTCGTTGCTGTTCAAACAAAATAA